One window of the Perca fluviatilis chromosome 5, GENO_Pfluv_1.0, whole genome shotgun sequence genome contains the following:
- the LOC120559779 gene encoding oxysterol-binding protein-related protein 2-like isoform X2 produces MNNEDEFYDAVTGLDSDESYEGVSEASYKDAVVFDGSSQKNNGSVPQENGIKKHRTSLPAVMFSRNTISVWSILKKCIGLELSKITMPIVFNEPLSFLQRITEYMEHTYLINRACSLSNSIERMQAVAAFAVSAVASQWDRTGKPFNPLLGETYELTREDQGFRLVSEQVSHHPPVSAFHAESLVGDFVFHGSIYPKLKFWGKSVEAEPKGTITLELLKHNEGYTWSNPFCCVHNIILGKLWIEQYGTVEIVNHSTGDKCVLNFKPCGMFGKELHKVEGYIQDKSKKKHCVIYGKWTECMWSVDPQAYEAHKKSERKGDNRKHKNEEQEGAENDDADDMPDVQETVSVVPGSTLLWRIESRPAHSAVMYNFTNFTMSLNELEPGMEAILPHTDCRFRPDIRAMENGNMDEATKEKERLEEKQRAARKERAKDEDEWSTRWFQMGTNPYTNSQGWLYTGGYFNRNYQDLPDIY; encoded by the exons ATGAACAATGAGGATGAATTCTACGATGCCGTCACAG GCCTGGATTCGGACGAGTCGTATGAAGGGGTGTCGGAGGCCAGTTACAAAGATGCGGTGGTGTTTGATGGCAGCAGTCAGAAGAACAACGGATCGGTGCCACAGGAGAATGGCATCAAGAAACACAG GACGTCATTACCTGCGGTCATGTTTTCTAGAAACACTATCAGTGTCTGGAGCATCCTGAAGAAATGCATCGGACTG GAACTCTCTAAGATCACAATGCCCATCGTCTTCAACGAGCCTCTGAGCTTCCTGCAGAGAATTACAGAATACATGGAACACACTTACCTCATCAACAGAGCCTGCTCGCTGTCCAACTCCATAGAACGCAtgcag GCAGTAGCAGCTTTTGCTGTGTCAGCAGTTGCGTCTCAGTGGGACAGAACTGGGAAACCCTTTAACCCTCTGCTGGGAGAGACCTATGAACtcaccag GGAGGATCAGGGTTTCCGGCTGGTGTCGGAGCAGGTATCCCATCATCCCCCAGTCAGTGCCTTCCATGCAGAGAGTCTGGTCGGGGACTTTGTCTTCCACGGTTCCATCTACCCCAAACTCAAGTTCTGGGGAAAGAGCGTCGAGGCTGAGCCTAAAGGAACCATCACACTAGAGCTACTCAA gCACAACGAGGGGTACACATGGAGTAACCCTTTCTGCTGTGTACACAATATCATCCTTGGCAAACTATGGATAGAGCAGTATGGCACAGTGGAAATAGTCAACCACAG CACTGGAGACAAGTGTGTGTTGAATTTCAAGCCCTGTGGCATGTTTGGCAAAGAGCTTCACAAAGTGGAGGGATACATCCAGGATAAGAG tAAAAAGAAGCACTGTGTAATCTATGGAAAGTGGACCGAGTGCATGTGGAGTGTCGACCCTCAGGCCTATGAGGCCCACAAGAAgtcagagaggaaaggagacaaCAGGAAGCACAAAAAT gaggagcaggagggagCAGAGAACGATGACGCAGACGACATGCCCGACGTCCAGGAGACGGTTTCTGTTGTACCAGGAAGCACTTTGCTGTGGCGGATAGAATCCAGACCAGCACACTCTGCTGTg ATGTACAACTTCACCAACTTTACAATGTCTCTCAATGAGCTGGAGCCTGGCATGGAGGCTATCTTGCCCCACACAGACTGTCGCTTCAGGCCTGACATCAGAGCCATGGAGAATGGCAACATGG ATGAGGCCACtaaggagaaggagagactgGAGGAGAAACAGAGAGCTGCCAGAAAGGAGAGAGCCAAGGATGAGGATGAGTGGTCCACTAG GTGGTTCCAGATGGGCACCAACCCATACACCAACTCCCAGGGCTGGCTTTACACCGGTGGCTACTTCAATAGGAACTACCAGGACCTACCTGATATCTACTGA
- the LOC120559779 gene encoding oxysterol-binding protein-related protein 2-like isoform X1, translating into MNNEDEFYDAVTGLDSDESYEGVSEASYKDAVVFDGSSQKNNGSVPQENGIKKHRTSLPAVMFSRNTISVWSILKKCIGLELSKITMPIVFNEPLSFLQRITEYMEHTYLINRACSLSNSIERMQAVAAFAVSAVASQWDRTGKPFNPLLGETYELTREDQGFRLVSEQVSHHPPVSAFHAESLVGDFVFHGSIYPKLKFWGKSVEAEPKGTITLELLKHNEGYTWSNPFCCVHNIILGKLWIEQYGTVEIVNHSTGDKCVLNFKPCGMFGKELHKVEGYIQDKSKKKHCVIYGKWTECMWSVDPQAYEAHKKSERKGDNRKHKNEEQEGAENDDADDMPDVQETVSVVPGSTLLWRIESRPAHSAVMYNFTNFTMSLNELEPGMEAILPHTDCRFRPDIRAMENGNMDEATKEKERLEEKQRAARKERAKDEDEWSTRNSHVNRTDEQSRWFQMGTNPYTNSQGWLYTGGYFNRNYQDLPDIY; encoded by the exons ATGAACAATGAGGATGAATTCTACGATGCCGTCACAG GCCTGGATTCGGACGAGTCGTATGAAGGGGTGTCGGAGGCCAGTTACAAAGATGCGGTGGTGTTTGATGGCAGCAGTCAGAAGAACAACGGATCGGTGCCACAGGAGAATGGCATCAAGAAACACAG GACGTCATTACCTGCGGTCATGTTTTCTAGAAACACTATCAGTGTCTGGAGCATCCTGAAGAAATGCATCGGACTG GAACTCTCTAAGATCACAATGCCCATCGTCTTCAACGAGCCTCTGAGCTTCCTGCAGAGAATTACAGAATACATGGAACACACTTACCTCATCAACAGAGCCTGCTCGCTGTCCAACTCCATAGAACGCAtgcag GCAGTAGCAGCTTTTGCTGTGTCAGCAGTTGCGTCTCAGTGGGACAGAACTGGGAAACCCTTTAACCCTCTGCTGGGAGAGACCTATGAACtcaccag GGAGGATCAGGGTTTCCGGCTGGTGTCGGAGCAGGTATCCCATCATCCCCCAGTCAGTGCCTTCCATGCAGAGAGTCTGGTCGGGGACTTTGTCTTCCACGGTTCCATCTACCCCAAACTCAAGTTCTGGGGAAAGAGCGTCGAGGCTGAGCCTAAAGGAACCATCACACTAGAGCTACTCAA gCACAACGAGGGGTACACATGGAGTAACCCTTTCTGCTGTGTACACAATATCATCCTTGGCAAACTATGGATAGAGCAGTATGGCACAGTGGAAATAGTCAACCACAG CACTGGAGACAAGTGTGTGTTGAATTTCAAGCCCTGTGGCATGTTTGGCAAAGAGCTTCACAAAGTGGAGGGATACATCCAGGATAAGAG tAAAAAGAAGCACTGTGTAATCTATGGAAAGTGGACCGAGTGCATGTGGAGTGTCGACCCTCAGGCCTATGAGGCCCACAAGAAgtcagagaggaaaggagacaaCAGGAAGCACAAAAAT gaggagcaggagggagCAGAGAACGATGACGCAGACGACATGCCCGACGTCCAGGAGACGGTTTCTGTTGTACCAGGAAGCACTTTGCTGTGGCGGATAGAATCCAGACCAGCACACTCTGCTGTg ATGTACAACTTCACCAACTTTACAATGTCTCTCAATGAGCTGGAGCCTGGCATGGAGGCTATCTTGCCCCACACAGACTGTCGCTTCAGGCCTGACATCAGAGCCATGGAGAATGGCAACATGG ATGAGGCCACtaaggagaaggagagactgGAGGAGAAACAGAGAGCTGCCAGAAAGGAGAGAGCCAAGGATGAGGATGAGTGGTCCACTAG GAACAGCCATGTAAACAGAACAGATGAACAGTCAAG GTGGTTCCAGATGGGCACCAACCCATACACCAACTCCCAGGGCTGGCTTTACACCGGTGGCTACTTCAATAGGAACTACCAGGACCTACCTGATATCTACTGA